CTTCCTAAACTGAGGTTATAGTTAAAGTTATAGTAAACGATAGTTTAACGTCTCATAATATGGTAAATCAACTAACTGCTTAAGTTCACCAAATGTTTCCTCAACAACAAGCTATTAATGTTATAATAATGTTGTCTAGCTAACAAGCTATGTATCATCACATTTTTAAATGTAAGAGTTATAACTGAGTAGTTTAGTGTCAACAGTGTTTAAACAGACTTTGGAACAAGTCACTTCCATCACTTCCCATCCCAGTGTGATCTGCACTGTGATCTGCACGCTGTTCACAATGCATGCAAGATGAGCGGTTTCTCTAAAGCTAACTTGTAACTTTGTACCTCAGAGGAATATTCAGGTGGACAGTGATGGAAGCCAGGATCAGCTTAGGGACCTCTACATGCGGCATGTCATCCCTCTGCCTCAGCGAGAACTGCCAAAAAGCCGCTGGGGAAAGAAAATGCAGAAGACTCGAGTGGAACAGAGGTCTTCACAGTCTCACAGTTACAGGTGACAGACACAACATAGAATTTCTCCTCCATCAATGTGAAAACTAACCCAAAATATGCCAGTGGCGTCCATTGATTAAATTCATGTTAAAACTGGAAATGCATTCCATAGCCTGTGTATAATtggtctgtttttgtgtgtgtatgtgcttttgTCTGCCCTAACTCAAGCAGTGACACAGGAAGGAAAAGGCCTCTAATTGTGTTTGATGGCAGCTCCACGGGGAGTGTTAAGATAAAGAAGCCTGACGCGCTGTCTTCACCTGGGGCCACAGACCGTCTGAAGCCTCCTCCATCAATGAATATGACCAATCCCATCCGCAAGCTGTCAGGCTCCTCATCAAATTCTTCATTAttgtcttcatcatcatcatcatcatcaacaataaCACCTAAAAGTCCCAGTGGGCCTCCATCGTCAGAGGTTTCGAATTCAGCCACAGCCAATTTAAAGAGGCCTGGAGACAGTGACTGCAGTGTAAGTATGCGTCAAATGATTCGTAGGTGTAGTTGGCATAAACATTGGATTAGCTAAGGGATTGGATTAGCTTGTTAGGGTATTCTTGAGCATTAGTTCTAGAGCATTTTTGGGTCTCTTTCTGTGCAGGAGTGAACTTGAATGAAACAACAAAATTGCATGTCATACAGTGAAAATTAGTTTTTTCATAAACTTCTTGGGGGACAGATTAATCCACTTTGATCAGTATTGCCTTAATACCAGGTCATACGTATGTTTGAACACTCTTGCATGTATGCTTGTGATGAGGTTGCAGTATTTGTACCTGGTGcgacttaaagcaacaccaaagagttttttgtaccttcaaataatgtttccaaaattgtttccgtggttcatcaactcgtaacagggtgaacggcacttctgcattcgcttcgcgggcctctatcggctataaccgcactatgtaagtttgccagatcgggtagcggatctgtagttcgatggaatgagacaagaaactacaaatttgacttgcatgatgtcgcaatacatcgtaatttcataaaatcatgcaacataggCTATTataccttgtctatggacatcgttatttgcaaagccgttgctggataaacaaatagcgtgcatgcgacagaggagaagttctttggtgttgctttaaatactCCCTAATGACTTTTGTCTATTggcctgcagggggagctgaGTTCCCCTGATGTGAAAAAGAAGATTCAGCACGTAACGTGGCCCTGACCTTGCGCTCAATGGGGCTGCCTCCCAGAGGACTCTGCCCTgggaatggatggatggatggatggagagagacagatctCTACCCAGTGGTGTCTGTCATACAGACTCTAGCCTCCAACATGAGTGTCAGTCTTGGATTGTATGAAGATCTCTACATGCTCTTCTTGATGCATGTTCTTCTTGTGTCAGCCTGTCTCTGTAGAGATTCAACACACAGACCTACACCTGAAAACCTCACTCTGAATGCCTTGACGAatgcacaaccccccccccccgcctcatATTTATTGAACTACACAGTTTGTATTAGTGATCACCAAGCCCATGTAAACTGACATCATGTAAAGAGGAGATGATGATGTTCAGGAACAGATCAGCTGTGGGTATGTGGTGTCATGTCCAGACTGGAATGACTCATCCAGGAAGTATATGTGCCAGCAGTtttgattttataaactacCTATCCATAGTCATTTGTGTCTGCACACCTGCTGCCTTTACGCCTTTAGTTGTGAGAAAATTGTTTAGTCCTAATTCCCCCATAGTGACATCAGTGTGGAATGGTGTGGTTTTTCACATGATTAGATTTGAGCggacgtgcgtgtttgtgtgtgtgtgtgtgcgtgcgtgcgtgcattgaGAATAGAGTGCTTTTATGGAACCATCTGACTACGATGTACGATGTCAAATGATGACAGCTGTTAGATCTTATCGTGGGTAGTTTTTAGCTCCCTTGGCTGTCTTCACCAATATGAGCTTCTTGTGTTACAGGCGGTTTTAACTTTTAATGCAGTTGGATGGATAAGAATCGCACAGAAGGCAGACTTGAGCTATGATAATTTGTCTGGTTTTTCCACAAGGATACTGTTTCTTCCCTGGCCTATGTGTTGAATGCTCTGGATCTAAGGGCTACCAAATGAGAAAAGATATCTGCACAATTAACAGCTGCAAACATAACACCATTGCAAGAAGAACCTGTGCATGGATTTCAGTATTGGCGTACTGGAGGAAGAGACCTTtttcaagtcttttttttttttttgtattggtgGAAAGTGGAAAATGTTGACGCATTTTAATGCAATAAACTTACAAAAAGAATCTGAAAGTCTTTGAAAGAACCTGTGTGAATGGAAATGTAGAAGTGGGTTTATGAAGTAGTTTCACACATTTTGCATTTTTTCTGTAGTTTATTTCTTCAAATACAAGGTACTTTTTAAAAATTTGAGAATATGATCATAAACAAAGCACTCTTGGTAGCGGGGTGGTGTCTTTTTTCACAGTGTAAGTAATTCACGTAGGAAAA
The sequence above is a segment of the Alosa sapidissima isolate fAloSap1 chromosome 2, fAloSap1.pri, whole genome shotgun sequence genome. Coding sequences within it:
- the c2h2orf49 gene encoding ashwin isoform X1, translated to MANHRHGRDHGKEKKSDEGPSVVDLLLHPELLSKDFMKLILHERNIQVDSDGSQDQLRDLYMRHVIPLPQRELPKSRWGKKMQKTRVEQRSSQSHSYSSSSDTGRKRPLIVFDGSSTGSVKIKKPDALSSPGATDRLKPPPSMNMTNPIRKLSGSSSNSSLLSSSSSSSSTITPKSPSGPPSSEVSNSATANLKRPGDSDCSGELSSPDVKKKIQHVTWP
- the c2h2orf49 gene encoding ashwin isoform X2, which encodes MANHRHGRDHGKEKKSDEGPSVVDLLLHPELLSKDFMKLILHERNIQVDSDGSQDQLRDLYMRHVIPLPQRELPKSRWGKKMQKTRVEQRSSQSHSYSSDTGRKRPLIVFDGSSTGSVKIKKPDALSSPGATDRLKPPPSMNMTNPIRKLSGSSSNSSLLSSSSSSSSTITPKSPSGPPSSEVSNSATANLKRPGDSDCSGELSSPDVKKKIQHVTWP
- the c2h2orf49 gene encoding ashwin isoform X3 is translated as MANHRHGRDHGKEKKSDEGPSVVDLLLHPELLSKDFMKLILHERNIQVDSDGSQDQLRDLYMRHVIPLPQRELPKSRWGKKMQKTRVEQRSSQSHSYSDTGRKRPLIVFDGSSTGSVKIKKPDALSSPGATDRLKPPPSMNMTNPIRKLSGSSSNSSLLSSSSSSSSTITPKSPSGPPSSEVSNSATANLKRPGDSDCSGELSSPDVKKKIQHVTWP